In Lysobacter firmicutimachus, one genomic interval encodes:
- the mtnA gene encoding S-methyl-5-thioribose-1-phosphate isomerase: protein MNDAIDFDRYDRIRPIRWTGDALELLDQRKLPFAVEYVRCEDSDAVAAAIHALTVRGAPAIGIAAAWGTVLAARSVEASDGAAALAQIEPAMQRLNAARPTAVNLAWALARMRRALASTGADWREVLSREAQAIADEDLAANRRMGALGAALIAPGSGVLTHCNTGSLATAGFGTALGVIRAGVAQGRIQQVFAGETRPWLQGARLTVWELEQDGIAPTLIADAAASHLMKSGKVGWVVVGADRICANGDTANKIGTYQLAIAARHHGVKFMVAAPSSTVDMVTASGDAIEIEERDPGELFAVGGQRTAAERIGAWNPVFDVTPHELIDAIVTERGVIERPDAAAMKAAFG from the coding sequence ATGAACGACGCCATCGACTTCGACCGCTACGACCGCATCCGCCCGATCCGCTGGACCGGCGACGCCCTGGAACTGCTCGATCAGCGCAAGCTGCCGTTCGCCGTCGAGTACGTGCGCTGCGAGGACAGCGATGCGGTCGCCGCCGCGATCCACGCCCTGACCGTGCGCGGCGCGCCGGCGATCGGCATCGCCGCGGCCTGGGGCACGGTGCTGGCGGCGCGGTCGGTCGAGGCGTCCGACGGCGCCGCGGCGCTGGCGCAGATCGAGCCGGCGATGCAGCGGCTCAATGCCGCCCGCCCGACCGCGGTCAACCTGGCCTGGGCGCTGGCGCGCATGCGCCGGGCGCTGGCGTCGACCGGCGCCGATTGGCGCGAGGTGTTGAGCCGCGAAGCCCAGGCCATCGCCGACGAGGACCTGGCCGCGAACCGGCGCATGGGGGCGCTCGGCGCGGCGCTGATCGCGCCCGGCAGCGGCGTGCTGACCCATTGCAACACCGGCTCGCTGGCCACCGCCGGCTTCGGTACCGCGCTCGGCGTGATCCGCGCCGGCGTCGCCCAGGGCCGCATCCAGCAGGTGTTCGCCGGCGAGACCCGGCCCTGGCTGCAGGGCGCGCGGTTGACCGTGTGGGAGCTGGAACAGGACGGCATCGCCCCGACTCTGATCGCCGACGCCGCCGCTTCGCACCTGATGAAGAGCGGCAAGGTGGGCTGGGTGGTCGTCGGCGCCGACCGCATCTGCGCCAACGGCGACACCGCCAACAAGATCGGGACTTACCAGCTGGCGATCGCCGCCCGCCACCACGGGGTCAAGTTCATGGTCGCCGCGCCCTCGTCGACGGTGGACATGGTCACCGCCAGCGGCGATGCGATCGAGATCGAAGAGCGCGATCCGGGCGAGCTGTTCGCGGTCGGCGGCCAGCGCACCGCGGCCGAGCGCATCGGGGCCTGGAACCCGGTATTCGACGTCACCCCGCACGAGCTGATCGACGCCATCGTCACCGAGCGCGGCGTGATCGAACGCCCGGATGCGGCGGCGATGAAAGCGGCGTTCGGCTGA
- a CDS encoding DUF3011 domain-containing protein: MSARIVSGFGLLIGLGLAAGAVQAAPQYDDYYGNDGTFRCESDGNRQQRCDADTRGGVQLVRQLSKSSCIQGRTWGYDRYGVWVTDGCRAEFASGRGGGWNGGGGGWGGGGGGDVVRCESDSGRTRSCSISGNRARLQRQLSNSPCIEGQTWGSRPGQVWVSGGCRGEFVAGRGGGWNGGGGGWGGGGGGWGGGGQEISCESNNNRQNRCNMTVRRDVRLLRQNSGSPCVEGQTWGWDRNGVWVSNGCRGRFMVN; this comes from the coding sequence ATGTCCGCACGCATCGTTTCCGGATTCGGTCTGTTGATCGGCCTCGGCTTGGCCGCCGGCGCGGTCCAGGCCGCGCCGCAGTACGACGACTACTACGGCAATGACGGCACTTTCCGCTGCGAATCCGACGGCAACCGGCAGCAGCGCTGCGACGCCGACACGCGCGGCGGGGTGCAACTGGTACGCCAGCTGTCCAAGTCGTCCTGCATCCAGGGCCGCACCTGGGGCTACGACCGCTACGGCGTGTGGGTGACCGACGGTTGCCGCGCCGAATTCGCTTCCGGTCGCGGCGGCGGCTGGAACGGCGGTGGCGGCGGCTGGGGCGGTGGCGGTGGCGGGGACGTCGTGCGCTGCGAATCCGACAGCGGCCGTACCCGCAGCTGCAGCATCTCCGGCAACCGCGCGCGCCTGCAGCGCCAGTTGTCCAATTCGCCGTGCATCGAGGGCCAGACCTGGGGCTCGCGCCCGGGCCAGGTCTGGGTCAGCGGCGGTTGCCGCGGCGAATTCGTCGCCGGCCGCGGCGGCGGCTGGAACGGCGGTGGCGGCGGCTGGGGCGGCGGCGGCGGCGGTTGGGGCGGCGGCGGTCAGGAGATCAGCTGCGAGTCGAACAACAACCGCCAGAATCGCTGCAACATGACCGTGCGCCGCGATGTGCGCCTGCTGCGCCAGAACTCGGGTTCGCCGTGCGTGGAAGGCCAGACCTGGGGCTGGGACCGCAACGGTGTGTGGGTCTCCAACGGTTGCCGCGGCCGCTTCATGGTCAACTGA
- a CDS encoding DUF3011 domain-containing protein, producing the protein MRSLTAAIHLLAFAGVACAVGVARAEPVGERLYGGRLLRCASSGEEVVRCPADTREGVRLIRRTSGKPCVEGTSWGADRGGVWVTQGCAADFVLGKGGRGRDSTSGARVIKCESRGGRWNHCPARIVDGVALAQQLSKQPCLRNQTWGADEQGIWVAGGCRAEFRLIGGEAAAVAVPAAPEPPRKALLRCESQDRRARRCEGDTGLGVRLVKQLSNSECIEGRSWGYDAHGVWVEDGCRAEFELDYRRGGG; encoded by the coding sequence ATGCGTAGTTTGACAGCCGCGATCCACCTACTGGCGTTCGCGGGCGTGGCCTGCGCGGTCGGCGTGGCGCGTGCCGAACCGGTCGGAGAGCGCCTGTACGGCGGGCGCCTGTTGCGCTGCGCCTCCAGCGGCGAGGAAGTGGTGCGTTGCCCGGCCGATACCCGCGAAGGCGTGCGGCTGATCCGCCGCACGTCCGGCAAACCCTGCGTCGAAGGCACCAGTTGGGGCGCCGATCGCGGTGGCGTCTGGGTGACCCAGGGCTGCGCGGCCGACTTCGTGCTGGGCAAGGGCGGCCGCGGCCGCGACAGCACCTCCGGCGCGCGGGTGATCAAGTGCGAATCGCGCGGCGGGCGCTGGAACCATTGTCCGGCGCGCATCGTCGACGGCGTCGCCCTGGCCCAGCAATTGTCCAAGCAGCCTTGCCTGCGCAACCAGACCTGGGGCGCGGACGAGCAGGGCATCTGGGTTGCCGGCGGCTGCCGCGCCGAGTTCCGCCTGATCGGCGGCGAAGCGGCGGCGGTTGCGGTACCCGCAGCGCCGGAGCCGCCGCGCAAAGCCTTGCTGCGCTGCGAATCGCAGGACCGCCGCGCACGCCGCTGCGAGGGCGATACCGGCCTCGGCGTGCGCTTGGTCAAGCAGCTGTCCAATTCGGAATGCATCGAGGGCCGCAGCTGGGGCTACGACGCCCACGGGGTCTGGGTCGAGGACGGCTGCCGCGCCGAGTTCGAGCTGGACTACCGCCGCGGCGGCGGCTGA
- the epmA gene encoding EF-P lysine aminoacylase EpmA, protein MSAAGTPWRPSASFEALRLRARLNAAVRGFFAERGVTEVETPVMSVAGNTDPNIASFSLQFSGRTDGAPRIRWLRTSPEFPLKRLLAAGFGDCYELGRVFRDGEAGGRHNPEFTMLEWYRVGWDHRRLIGETADLVRTALALVGREAPLDTIRYRDLYRDRLGLDPFVADEGQLRAALGEVVIDPQGLTRDDWLDLLMTHRLQPGFAADRMLAVCDYPASQCALARLRDDGDGHPVAERFELYLGPLEVANGYHELADAAEQGARFDRDRALRGERGESAPPRDQALLDALAAGFPDCAGVALGVDRLLMAMLGTGRIADALAFDFTRA, encoded by the coding sequence ATGAGCGCGGCCGGCACGCCGTGGCGGCCGTCGGCTTCGTTCGAGGCCTTGCGCCTGCGCGCGCGGCTCAACGCCGCGGTGCGCGGTTTCTTCGCCGAACGCGGGGTGACCGAAGTCGAGACCCCGGTGATGTCGGTGGCCGGCAACACCGATCCCAACATCGCCTCGTTCTCGCTGCAGTTCAGCGGCCGCACCGATGGCGCGCCGCGCATCCGCTGGCTGCGCACTTCGCCGGAGTTTCCGCTCAAGCGGCTGCTCGCGGCCGGGTTCGGGGATTGCTACGAACTCGGGCGGGTGTTCCGCGACGGCGAGGCCGGCGGCCGGCACAACCCCGAATTCACCATGCTGGAGTGGTACCGGGTCGGCTGGGACCATCGCCGGCTGATCGGCGAAACCGCCGACCTGGTGCGCACCGCGCTGGCCCTGGTCGGTCGCGAAGCGCCCCTGGACACGATCCGCTACCGCGATCTGTACCGCGACCGGCTCGGGCTGGACCCGTTCGTCGCCGACGAAGGGCAACTGCGCGCCGCATTGGGCGAGGTGGTCATCGATCCGCAGGGGCTGACCCGCGACGACTGGCTCGACTTGCTGATGACCCACCGCCTGCAGCCGGGTTTCGCCGCCGACCGCATGCTCGCCGTATGCGACTACCCGGCTTCGCAATGTGCCTTGGCGCGGCTGCGCGACGACGGCGACGGCCATCCGGTCGCCGAGCGTTTCGAGCTTTACCTGGGGCCGCTGGAAGTCGCCAACGGCTACCACGAGCTGGCCGACGCGGCCGAGCAGGGCGCCCGTTTCGATCGCGACCGCGCCCTGCGCGGCGAGCGCGGCGAGTCGGCGCCGCCGCGCGATCAGGCCTTGCTCGACGCGCTGGCGGCGGGGTTTCCGGATTGCGCCGGGGTCGCGCTCGGCGTCGACCGGCTGCTGATGGCGATGCTCGGCACCGGCCGCATCGCCGATGCGCTGGCGTTCGACTTCACGCGTGCTTGA
- the ligA gene encoding NAD-dependent DNA ligase LigA, which translates to MTTKNSADSAAQRVAALRAQLEDANYRYYVLDDPTLADADYDRLLRELEALEAAHPELASADSPTQRVGSTPAGHFEEVRHAVPMLSLGNAFSDEEVADFVRKIVDRLDVEAPSFSVEPKLDGLAISLRYEDGHFVQGATRGDGATGEDVTANLRTVKAIPMRLRGEGWPPVLEVRGEVYMPLAAFKAYNEKALRDDGKVLANPRNGAAGSLRQLDPRITAQRPLAFYAYAVGVVEGYELPPTHSATLQQLREWGFPVSAESGVVAGTEGLLGYYRRMGARRDSLPFDIDGVVYKLDDYAGQREMGFVSRAPRWAIAHKFPAQEQSTVLEGIDIQIGRTGAATPVARLKPVQVAGVVVTNATLHNADQIARLDVRIGDTVIVRRAGDVIPEIVRVVPEYRDPHAPQWRMPEACPVCGSEIVREEGEAVWRCSGELTCAAQRKEAIRHFASRRAMDIEGLGERFIDLFVETEVVKSPADIYALTLDDLILVKLVLDASPSTVEMSLRMHLSANQNEEAAKLFEAPSAFRPEVLVDADSNDWRTDGRQYVIRIVRDRAVRFEWNRKKIATKWAENLVEAIDHSRRTTLERFLFALGIQHVGESTAKALALWFGDLELIRRLPWPLFKRVPDIGGEVARSLGHFFDQPGNQQVIDDLLARKVEIGDAHAPSPKLRDGLNLATLLVDMEIPKVTKIRADQLATAFGDAQKLLDAPEHAYITAGLPADSAQALASWLSVDENAQLLTRVGEALARLDALTPAASTAAAGPLDGQTAVLTGTLSALTRDEAKARLEALGAKVAGSVSKKTAFVVAGEAAGSKLDKAQELGVEVWDEARLLAFLAEHE; encoded by the coding sequence GTGACCACGAAGAACTCCGCGGACTCCGCCGCGCAACGCGTCGCCGCGCTGCGCGCCCAGCTCGAAGACGCCAACTACCGCTACTACGTACTCGACGACCCGACCCTGGCCGACGCCGACTACGACCGTCTGCTGCGCGAGCTGGAGGCGCTGGAGGCCGCGCATCCCGAGCTGGCCTCGGCCGACTCGCCGACCCAGCGCGTCGGCAGCACGCCCGCCGGCCACTTCGAGGAGGTCCGTCACGCGGTGCCGATGCTGTCGCTGGGCAACGCCTTCAGCGACGAGGAAGTGGCCGACTTCGTGCGCAAGATCGTCGACCGCCTGGACGTCGAGGCGCCGTCGTTCTCGGTCGAGCCCAAGCTCGACGGCCTGGCGATCAGCCTGCGCTACGAGGACGGCCACTTCGTCCAGGGCGCGACGCGCGGCGACGGCGCCACCGGCGAAGACGTCACCGCCAACCTGCGCACGGTCAAGGCGATTCCGATGCGGCTGCGCGGCGAAGGCTGGCCGCCGGTGCTGGAGGTGCGCGGCGAGGTCTACATGCCGCTGGCCGCGTTCAAGGCCTACAATGAAAAAGCGCTGCGCGACGACGGCAAGGTGTTGGCCAACCCGCGCAACGGCGCCGCCGGTTCGCTGCGCCAGCTCGATCCGCGCATCACCGCGCAGCGGCCGCTGGCGTTCTACGCCTATGCCGTCGGCGTGGTCGAGGGCTACGAACTGCCGCCGACCCATTCGGCGACGTTGCAGCAGCTGCGCGAATGGGGCTTCCCGGTCAGCGCCGAGAGCGGCGTGGTCGCCGGCACCGAAGGCCTGCTCGGCTATTACCGGCGGATGGGCGCCAGGCGCGACTCGCTGCCGTTCGACATCGACGGCGTGGTCTACAAGCTCGACGACTACGCCGGCCAGCGCGAGATGGGGTTCGTCTCGCGCGCGCCGCGCTGGGCCATCGCGCACAAGTTCCCGGCCCAGGAACAGTCGACGGTACTGGAAGGTATCGACATCCAGATCGGCCGCACCGGCGCGGCGACCCCGGTCGCGCGGCTGAAGCCGGTGCAGGTCGCCGGCGTGGTGGTGACCAACGCCACCCTGCACAACGCCGACCAGATCGCCCGCCTCGACGTGCGCATCGGCGACACGGTGATCGTGCGCCGCGCCGGCGACGTGATTCCGGAAATCGTCCGGGTCGTGCCCGAGTACCGCGATCCGCACGCGCCGCAATGGCGCATGCCCGAAGCCTGCCCGGTGTGCGGTTCGGAAATCGTGCGCGAAGAGGGCGAAGCGGTGTGGCGCTGCTCCGGCGAGCTGACCTGCGCCGCGCAGCGCAAGGAGGCGATCCGCCATTTCGCCTCGCGCCGGGCGATGGACATCGAAGGCTTGGGCGAACGGTTTATCGACCTATTCGTCGAAACCGAGGTCGTGAAATCTCCGGCCGATATCTATGCGCTTACTCTGGACGACCTGATCCTGGTCAAGCTTGTGCTCGACGCCAGTCCTTCTACTGTCGAGATGTCGTTGCGCATGCACTTGTCGGCGAATCAGAACGAGGAGGCTGCAAAACTCTTCGAAGCTCCCTCGGCGTTTCGGCCCGAGGTGTTGGTCGATGCCGATAGTAACGACTGGCGTACGGATGGGCGTCAGTACGTCATTAGAATAGTGCGTGATCGTGCAGTTCGCTTCGAGTGGAATAGGAAGAAGATCGCGACCAAGTGGGCCGAAAACCTAGTCGAGGCCATCGACCACAGCCGCCGCACCACCCTGGAGCGGTTCCTGTTCGCGCTCGGTATCCAGCATGTCGGCGAGAGCACGGCCAAGGCGTTGGCGCTGTGGTTCGGCGATCTGGAACTGATCCGGCGCCTGCCGTGGCCGCTGTTCAAGCGCGTGCCCGATATCGGCGGCGAAGTCGCGCGTTCGCTCGGCCATTTCTTCGACCAGCCCGGCAACCAGCAGGTGATCGACGACCTGCTCGCGCGCAAGGTCGAGATCGGCGACGCCCACGCGCCCTCGCCGAAGCTGCGCGATGGCCTCAACCTGGCGACGCTGCTGGTCGACATGGAGATCCCCAAGGTCACCAAAATCCGTGCCGACCAGCTCGCGACTGCGTTCGGCGATGCGCAGAAACTGCTGGATGCCCCGGAACACGCCTACATCACCGCCGGCCTGCCGGCCGACAGCGCGCAGGCGCTGGCCTCGTGGCTGAGCGTGGACGAGAACGCGCAGTTGCTGACCCGCGTCGGCGAGGCGCTGGCGCGGCTGGACGCATTGACGCCCGCCGCATCGACCGCCGCGGCCGGACCGCTGGACGGCCAGACCGCGGTGCTGACCGGCACCCTGTCCGCGCTGACCCGCGACGAGGCCAAGGCGCGCCTGGAGGCGCTCGGCGCCAAGGTCGCCGGCAGCGTATCCAAGAAGACCGCGTTCGTGGTCGCCGGCGAGGCCGCCGGTTCCAAGCTCGACAAGGCCCAGGAGCTGGGCGTCGAAGTCTGGGACGAAGCGCGCCTGCTGGCCTTCCTGGCCGAACACGAATGA
- the zipA gene encoding cell division protein ZipA, whose amino-acid sequence MSDLTLMRIGIFIAGLILIGAILFFGRPRKPGQGKRIAREDEARAGKAPRQEPTLGEQLENELGQNAGVAGEATTQAELELFDRTLEGGANSELGRRVSDEFDKIVTLYLAARAGQKLHGPDIVVAAEKAGLVYGHMGVYHRLVEGHPERGPVFSVANIMKPGSFDMSAIQSLETPAIAFFLTLPAPVPALDAWETMLPTAQRMAELLDGVVLDEQRNALGRQRIAHLRDELRAYDRQREAPPLSKPTRW is encoded by the coding sequence ATGTCCGACCTGACCCTGATGCGCATCGGCATCTTCATCGCCGGCCTGATCCTGATCGGCGCGATCCTGTTCTTCGGCCGCCCGCGCAAGCCGGGGCAGGGCAAGCGCATCGCCCGCGAAGACGAAGCGCGCGCGGGCAAGGCCCCGCGCCAGGAGCCGACCCTGGGCGAGCAGCTCGAAAACGAACTCGGCCAGAACGCCGGCGTGGCCGGCGAGGCCACCACCCAGGCCGAGCTGGAACTGTTCGACCGCACCCTGGAAGGCGGCGCCAACAGCGAGCTCGGCCGCCGGGTCAGCGACGAGTTCGACAAGATCGTCACCCTGTACCTGGCCGCGCGCGCCGGGCAGAAGCTGCACGGCCCCGACATCGTGGTCGCGGCGGAAAAGGCCGGCCTCGTCTACGGCCACATGGGCGTCTACCACCGCCTGGTCGAAGGCCATCCCGAGCGCGGTCCGGTGTTCAGCGTCGCCAACATCATGAAGCCGGGCAGCTTCGACATGTCGGCGATCCAATCGCTGGAAACCCCGGCGATCGCCTTCTTCCTGACCCTGCCGGCGCCGGTGCCGGCGTTGGACGCGTGGGAGACCATGTTGCCGACCGCGCAGCGCATGGCCGAACTGCTCGACGGCGTGGTCCTGGACGAACAGCGCAACGCCCTGGGCCGCCAGCGCATCGCCCACCTGCGCGACGAGCTGCGCGCCTACGACCGCCAACGCGAAGCCCCGCCGCTGAGCAAGCCGACCCGCTGGTAA
- the smc gene encoding chromosome segregation protein SMC — protein sequence MRLSTIKLSGFKSFVDPTTLHLPTNMTGVVGPNGCGKSNIIDAVRWVMGESSASRLRGDSLTDVIFAGSSARKPVSQAMVELIFDNSDHTITGEYAAFNEISVKRTVSRDGSNQYYLNGAKCRRRDITDLFLGTGLGPRSYSIIEQGMISQVIEAKPEELRVYLEEAAGISKYKERRRETETRIRHTRENLDRLNDLREEVGKQLEHLRRQARQAEQYQAIQAERKIKDVEWKALEYRALDQKLQAQREKLSQQETRLQQLIAEQREAERELETGRVRREEAAEALNKAQAASYEVGGALARIEQQIQHQRELSSRLHKARDEAMAQLAEIGEHIGNDQARLDVLLAAVADAEPRIEALREDDEARQEALRDAEARLNDWQQRWDAHSREQSESARAADVERTRIEGLDRQILDADRRRESLTAERTGLDVNALADAFEQLQSQHELQKESLDSLSEELETRKSAVADLQEQQRATQNQLAEVRKQAQTSRGRLSSLETLQHAALGQEQGAALAWLKARGLDSAQRVGETLSVEAGWENAVESALGQLIEGVLVEAPETLVDAIGELGEGRLTLVSPERDDATYAPTSLAAKVQGPAAIRRLLSRLHGADDLAAARALQATLGAEETVITRNGERLGAGWVRVLRSGAAKQGALLREREIQTLRVEIETLQERERELEQNQIQLRDRSLAAEQHREDAQRSLYMAHRGVSELAGQLQSHQGRLDSARTRIEKIDADLEQLLIALDAAREQSREARLRQETAVERMGELEDARLRLESERRSLTDAREAARNAARESRDAAHALMLSLETQRAQIAGLSQTLERMGGQRGQLDSRLSELSAQLDDGDQPVVALEEQRQVALEQRVIAEQDLTAARTALDGIDNDLRKFEQTRQQRDEQALQQREAIGQRRLEQQALVLKAETLTTAIAEAGAVLEDVVNGLDENADASTWERTVAELDNKLRRLEPVNLAAIAEHAEAAQRKEYLDAQHGDLTTALDTLEEAIRKIDRETRGRFKDTFDRVNSGVQELYPRLFGGGHAYLELTGEDLLDTGVSIMARPPGKRVSNISLLSGGEKAMTAVALVFAIFRLNPAPFCLLDEVDAPLDEANVGRLATMVNEMSEQVQFLFVTHNKATMEVASQLSGVTMREPGVSRLVSVDLAEAARLAGAA from the coding sequence ATGCGTCTCTCCACGATCAAGCTGTCCGGTTTCAAGTCCTTCGTCGATCCGACCACGCTGCACCTGCCCACCAACATGACCGGCGTGGTCGGTCCGAACGGGTGCGGCAAGTCGAACATCATCGACGCGGTGCGCTGGGTGATGGGCGAGAGCTCGGCCAGCCGCCTGCGCGGCGACTCGCTGACCGACGTGATCTTCGCCGGTTCCTCGGCGCGCAAGCCGGTGTCGCAGGCGATGGTCGAGCTGATCTTCGACAACTCCGACCACACCATCACCGGCGAATACGCCGCGTTCAACGAGATCTCGGTCAAGCGCACGGTCAGCCGCGACGGCAGCAACCAGTACTACCTCAACGGCGCCAAATGCCGGCGCCGCGACATCACCGACCTGTTCCTCGGCACCGGCCTGGGCCCGCGCAGCTACTCGATCATCGAGCAGGGCATGATCAGCCAGGTCATCGAGGCCAAGCCGGAAGAGCTGCGCGTGTACCTGGAGGAGGCCGCCGGCATCTCCAAGTACAAGGAGCGCCGCCGCGAGACCGAAACCCGCATCCGCCACACCCGCGAAAACCTCGACCGCCTCAACGACCTGCGCGAAGAGGTCGGCAAGCAGCTCGAACACCTGCGCCGTCAGGCGCGCCAGGCCGAGCAGTACCAGGCGATCCAGGCCGAGCGCAAGATCAAGGACGTGGAGTGGAAGGCGCTGGAATACCGCGCCCTGGACCAGAAGCTGCAGGCCCAGCGCGAGAAGCTGTCGCAGCAGGAAACCCGGCTGCAGCAGCTGATCGCCGAGCAGCGCGAGGCCGAGCGCGAGCTGGAGACCGGCCGGGTCCGGCGCGAAGAGGCCGCCGAGGCCTTGAACAAGGCCCAGGCCGCCAGCTACGAGGTCGGCGGCGCGCTGGCCCGGATCGAACAGCAGATCCAGCATCAGCGCGAACTCTCCAGCCGCCTGCACAAGGCGCGCGACGAGGCGATGGCGCAATTGGCCGAGATCGGCGAGCACATCGGCAACGACCAGGCCCGCCTGGACGTGCTGCTGGCCGCGGTCGCCGACGCCGAACCGCGCATCGAGGCGCTGCGCGAGGACGACGAGGCGCGCCAGGAGGCCCTGCGCGACGCCGAGGCCCGGCTCAACGACTGGCAGCAGCGCTGGGACGCGCACAGCCGCGAACAATCCGAATCCGCGCGCGCGGCCGACGTCGAGCGCACCCGCATCGAAGGCCTGGACCGGCAGATCCTCGACGCCGACCGCCGGCGCGAATCGCTGACCGCCGAGCGCACCGGCCTGGACGTCAACGCCCTGGCCGACGCGTTCGAACAATTGCAGAGCCAGCACGAACTGCAGAAAGAATCGCTGGACAGCCTCAGCGAGGAACTGGAAACGCGCAAGAGCGCGGTGGCCGATCTGCAGGAACAGCAGCGGGCGACCCAGAACCAGCTCGCCGAGGTACGCAAGCAGGCGCAGACCTCGCGCGGCCGCCTGTCCTCGCTGGAGACCTTGCAGCACGCGGCATTGGGCCAGGAGCAGGGCGCGGCCCTGGCCTGGCTGAAGGCGCGCGGGCTGGATTCGGCGCAGCGCGTCGGCGAGACCCTGAGCGTCGAGGCGGGCTGGGAAAACGCGGTCGAAAGCGCGCTCGGCCAGCTCATCGAAGGCGTGCTGGTCGAAGCCCCGGAAACCCTGGTCGACGCGATCGGCGAACTCGGCGAAGGTCGCCTGACCCTGGTCTCGCCCGAGCGCGACGATGCGACGTATGCGCCGACTTCGCTGGCGGCCAAGGTGCAGGGCCCGGCCGCGATCCGCCGCCTGCTGTCGCGCCTGCACGGCGCCGACGACCTGGCCGCGGCGCGCGCGCTGCAGGCCACGCTCGGCGCCGAAGAAACCGTCATCACCCGCAACGGCGAGCGCCTCGGCGCCGGCTGGGTGCGGGTGCTGCGCTCCGGTGCGGCCAAGCAGGGCGCGCTGTTGCGCGAGCGCGAGATCCAGACCCTGCGGGTCGAGATCGAGACCCTGCAGGAGCGCGAACGCGAACTGGAACAAAACCAGATCCAGCTGCGCGACCGTTCGCTGGCCGCCGAGCAGCATCGCGAAGACGCCCAGCGCAGCCTGTACATGGCCCATCGCGGGGTGTCCGAACTGGCCGGCCAGTTGCAGAGCCACCAGGGCCGGCTGGACTCGGCGCGCACCCGGATCGAAAAGATCGACGCCGACCTGGAGCAGTTGCTGATCGCGCTGGACGCCGCGCGCGAGCAGTCGCGCGAGGCGCGGCTGCGCCAGGAGACCGCGGTCGAGCGCATGGGCGAGCTGGAGGACGCGCGCCTGCGCTTGGAGTCGGAGCGCCGCAGCCTGACCGATGCCCGCGAGGCCGCGCGCAACGCCGCGCGCGAGTCGCGCGACGCGGCGCACGCGCTGATGCTCAGCCTGGAGACCCAGCGCGCGCAGATCGCCGGCCTCAGCCAGACCCTGGAGCGCATGGGCGGCCAGCGCGGCCAGCTCGATTCGCGCCTGAGCGAACTGTCCGCCCAGCTCGACGACGGCGACCAGCCGGTGGTCGCGCTGGAGGAACAGCGCCAGGTCGCGCTGGAGCAGCGGGTGATCGCCGAGCAGGACCTGACCGCCGCGCGCACCGCGCTGGACGGCATCGACAACGACCTGCGCAAGTTCGAGCAGACCCGCCAGCAGCGCGACGAACAGGCGCTGCAGCAGCGCGAAGCGATCGGCCAGCGCCGGCTGGAACAGCAGGCCCTGGTCCTCAAGGCCGAGACCCTGACCACGGCGATCGCCGAGGCCGGCGCGGTGCTGGAGGACGTGGTCAACGGTCTGGACGAAAACGCCGACGCGTCGACTTGGGAGCGCACGGTCGCCGAATTGGACAACAAGCTGCGCCGGCTGGAACCGGTCAACCTGGCGGCGATCGCCGAGCATGCCGAGGCGGCGCAGCGCAAGGAGTATCTGGATGCCCAGCACGGCGACCTGACCACCGCGCTGGACACCCTGGAAGAAGCGATCCGCAAGATCGACCGCGAGACCCGCGGCCGCTTCAAGGACACCTTCGATCGGGTCAATTCGGGCGTGCAGGAACTGTATCCGCGCCTGTTCGGCGGCGGCCACGCCTATCTGGAACTGACCGGCGAAGACCTGCTCGACACCGGCGTGTCGATCATGGCGCGGCCGCCGGGCAAGCGCGTGTCCAACATCTCGCTGCTGTCCGGCGGCGAGAAGGCGATGACCGCCGTGGCGCTGGTGTTCGCGATCTTCCGCTTGAACCCGGCGCCGTTCTGTCTGCTCGACGAAGTCGACGCGCCGCTCGACGAAGCCAACGTCGGTCGCCTGGCGACGATGGTCAACGAGATGAGCGAACAGGTACAGTTCCTGTTCGTCACCCACAACAAGGCGACGATGGAAGTGGCCAGCCAGTTGTCCGGCGTCACCATGCGCGAGCCCGGCGTGAGCCGCCTGGTCTCGGTCGACCTGGCCGAAGCGGCGCGCCTGGCGGGCGCGGCCTGA